A single Apodemus sylvaticus chromosome 20, mApoSyl1.1, whole genome shotgun sequence DNA region contains:
- the Avil gene encoding advillin, translating to MELALVPLSAHGSFYEGDCYIILSTRRVGSLLSQNIHFWIGKDSSQDEQSCAAIYTTQLDDYLGGSPVQHREVQYHESDTFRGYFKQGIIYKKGGVASGMKHVETNTYDVKRLLHVKGKRNIRATEVEMSWDSFNRGDVFLLDLGMVIVQWNGPESNSGERLKAMLLAKDIRDRERGGRAEIGVIEGDKEAASPELMTVLQDTLGRRSIIKPAVPDEIMDQQQKSNIMLYHVSDTAGQLSVTEVATRPLVQDLLNHDDCYILDQSGTKIYVWKGKGATKVEKQAAMSKALDFIKMKGYPSSTNVETVNDGAESAMFKQLFQKWSVKDQTSGLGKTFSIGKIAKIFQDKFDVTLLHTKPEVAAQERMVDDGNGRVEVWRIENLELVPVEYQWHGFFYGGDCYLVLYTYDVNRKPHYILYIWQGRHASRDELAASAYQAVEVDQQFAGAPVQVRVSMGKEPRHFMAIFKGKLVIYEGGTSRKGNAEPDPPVRLFQIHGNDKSNTKAVEVSASASSLNSNDVFLLRTQAEHYLWYGKGSSGDERAMAKELVQLLCDGNADTVAEGQEPPEFWDLLGGKAPYANDKRLQQETLDVQVRLFECSNKTGRFLVTEVTDFTQDDLSPGDVMLLDTWDQVFLWIGAEANATEKEGALSTAQEYLVTHPSGRDPDTPILIVKQGFEPPTFTGWFLAWDPHVWSEGKSYEQLKEELGDAAAIVRITAGMKNATLCLNSSETEPKHYPVEVLRKGQNQELPEGVDPAKKENYLSEQDFVSVFGITRGQFAALPGWKQLQMKKERGLF from the exons ATGGAGCTGGCGCTGGTGCCCCTGAGTGCTCACGGCAGCTTCTACGAGGGAGACTGCTACATCATCCTCTCG ACccggagagtgggcagccttctcTCCCAGAACATCCACTTTTGGATCGGGAAGGACTCCTCCCAGGATGAGCAGAGCTGCGCGGCCATCTACACCACACAGCTGGATGACTACCTGGGGGGCAGCCCCGTGCAGCACCGCGAGGTCCAGTACCACGAGTCCGACACCTTCCGCGGCTACTTCAAACAGGGCATTAT CTATAAAAAGGGGGGCGTGGCCTCTGGGATGAAGCACGTGGAGACCAATACCTATGATGTGAAGAGGCTGCTACACGTAAAGGGGAAAAGAAACATCAGAGCCACTGAG GTGGAAATGAGCTGGGACAGTTTTAACCGAGGCGATGTCTTCTTGCTGGACCTTGGGATGGTCATCGTCCAGTGGAACGGCCCAGAGAGCAACAGTGGGGAACGTCTCAAg GCTATGCTTCTGGCGAAGGACATTCGGGACAGGGAGCGAGGGGGCCGTGCTGAAATCGGGGTGATTGAGGGAGACAAAGAGGCGGCCAGCCCAGAGCTGATGACAGTTCTCCAGGATACCCTTGGCCGACGCTCCATTATCAAGCCTGCAGTTCCTGATGAGATCATGGATCAGCAGCAGAAATCAAATATCATGTTATATCA TGTCTCTGACACAGCTGGGCAGCTGTCTGTCACAGAGGTGGCAACAAGGCCCCTGGTCCAGGACCTACTGAACCATGAT GACTGCTACATCCTGGATCAAAGTGGCACCAAGATCTACGTGTGGAAAGGCAAAGGAGCCACCAAGGTTGAGAAACAGGCGGCCATGTCCAAAGCCCTG GATTTCATCAAGATGAAGGGATATCCCAGCAGCACCAACGTGGAGACCGTCAACGATGGCGCAGAGTCAGCCATGTTCAAACAGTTGTTCCAGAAATGGTCTGTGAAGGACCAGACCTCCGGCTTGGGGAAAACATTCAGCATTGGTAAAATTG CTAAAATCTTCCAGGACAAGTTTGACGTGACTCTGTTACACACCAAGCCAGAAGTGGCTGCGCAGGAGAGGATGGTGGATGACGGAAACGGCAGGGTTGAG GTCTGGAGAATTGAGAACCTGGAGCTGGTCCCTGTGGAATATCAGTGGCATGGCTTTTTCTATGGGGGAGACTGCTATCTGGTTCTCTACACCTATGATGTGAACAGGAAACCCCATTACATCTTGTACATCTGGCAG GGCCGCCACGCCTCCCGGGATGAGCTGGCAGCCTCGGCCTACCAGGCGGTGGAGGTGGATCAGCAGTTTGCCGGAGCCCCTGTGCAGGTCCGGGTTAGCATGGGGAAAGAGCCCCGCCACTTCATGGCCATCTTCAAAGGAAAGCTGGTTATCTATGAG GGCGGGACTTCCAGGAAGGGAAATGCAGAGCCTGACCCTCCAGTAAGACTCTTCCAGATCCATGGGAACGACAAATCCAACACCAAAGCAGTGGAGGTCTCGGCCTCAGCTTCCTCCCTCAACTCCAATGATGTCTTTCTGCTGCGGACTCAGGCGGAGCACTACCTGTGGTATGGCAAG GGGTCTAGCGGGGATGAGCGGGCGATGGCTAAGGAGCTGGTCCAGCTTCTCTGTGATGGCAACGCGGACACTGTGGCTGAGGGCCAggagcctcctgagttctgggacctTCTGGGAGGAAAAGCACCCTATGCTAATGACAAAAG GCTGCAGCAAGAAACCCTGGACGTCCAGGTCCGGCTCTTCGAATGTTCCAATAAGACTGGCCGGTTCCTTGTTACCGAGGTCACAGACTTCACCCAGGATGACCTGAGCCCAGGTGATGTGATGCTCCTGGACACCTGGGACCAG GTGTTCCTGTGGATAGGAGCGGAGGCCAACGCCACAGAGAAGGAGGGGGCCCTCTCCACTGCCCAGGAATACCTGGTGACGCACCCCAGTGGCCGAGACCCCGACACACCGATCCTGATCGTCAAACAGGGCTTTGAGCCCCCCACCTTCACAGGCTGGTTCCTGGCATGGGACCCTCACGTTTGGAGC GAAGGAAAATCATATGAGCAGTTAAAGGAGGAGCTGGGAGACGCCGCTGCTATCGTGCGAATCACCGCT GGCATGAAGAACGCAACACTCTGCCTGAATTCTAGTGAAACTGAGCCAAAGCACTACCCTGTGGAAGTTCTGCGGAAAGGTCAGAACCAGGAGCTGCCTGAGGGTGTGGACCCTGCCAAGAAGGAG